In candidate division KSB1 bacterium, one genomic interval encodes:
- a CDS encoding AI-2E family transporter gives MSKDQPNKDNRINPLDKQRAEKFSRVYLLLLLLLTSILFFNLIKIFLVTILLAAVFTALFYPLYEKFLKVFRNSRGASAILCCLVLLLGLMVPVYIIADLVSREAIDLYKTAEPKISEIINKGDEGFLGKIKNYPILKQFHLDTIDWQSSLQDIAKNMANIIGKVINKTFKGTFHVLTDLFITLFIMFYFFRDGDKLINRIKYLSPLDDRHEEVLMHRFVSVSRATVKGTLLIGLAQGTLGGLTLWIFGVASPILWGAVMVILSIIPLVGGWLVLYPAAIIQLILGNTWEGIAIMIVAAVVISNVDTLLRPRLVGRDAGMHDLLIFFSTIGGISLFGIMGFIIGPVIAVFFLTILDIYSIEFESTLDIAQDSSSRVGKIKEGKSQKS, from the coding sequence ATGTCCAAAGACCAGCCAAACAAAGATAACAGAATCAACCCCCTTGATAAACAACGTGCAGAAAAATTCAGCCGGGTTTATCTACTTTTGCTGCTTCTGCTTACTTCAATTTTATTCTTTAACCTTATTAAAATTTTCTTAGTGACCATTTTGCTGGCTGCGGTTTTCACCGCCCTGTTTTATCCACTTTATGAAAAATTTCTTAAAGTCTTCCGGAATAGCCGGGGCGCCAGCGCAATCTTGTGTTGTTTGGTCTTGCTGCTCGGATTGATGGTCCCGGTTTACATCATAGCTGATTTGGTATCGAGAGAAGCGATTGATCTTTACAAGACCGCCGAGCCAAAAATTAGTGAAATCATTAACAAAGGTGATGAAGGATTCCTGGGAAAGATCAAGAATTACCCCATCCTCAAACAGTTCCATCTCGACACAATCGACTGGCAATCTTCGCTGCAGGATATCGCCAAAAACATGGCAAATATTATCGGCAAAGTCATTAACAAGACTTTCAAAGGAACGTTTCACGTCCTAACGGACCTATTTATTACGCTATTTATTATGTTTTACTTCTTCAGAGACGGCGACAAATTGATTAACCGGATCAAATATCTAAGTCCTCTCGATGACCGGCATGAAGAAGTTTTGATGCACCGATTTGTTTCCGTTTCGCGCGCGACTGTAAAAGGGACATTATTGATTGGCCTGGCGCAGGGAACTCTTGGCGGCCTGACTCTCTGGATTTTTGGCGTCGCATCGCCAATTCTTTGGGGGGCAGTGATGGTCATTCTCTCCATCATTCCACTGGTAGGTGGTTGGCTGGTTTTATACCCCGCAGCAATTATTCAGCTTATCCTGGGAAATACCTGGGAAGGAATTGCGATCATGATTGTCGCTGCTGTAGTAATTTCCAACGTGGATACATTATTAAGACCCAGGCTGGTGGGGCGTGATGCGGGCATGCACGATCTGTTGATTTTTTTCTCGACGATCGGCGGCATCAGTTTGTTCGGCATTATGGGATTTATTATCGGTCCGGTCATCGCCGTCTTCTTTTTGACCATATTGGATATTTACAGCATTGAGTTTGAATCAACGCTTGATATTGCTCAAGACTCGAGTTCGCGTGTCGGTAAAATAAAAGAGGGTAAATCGCAGAAAAGTTAA
- a CDS encoding fructose-bisphosphate aldolase class I, translating to MNTDELKSVATTLVSKGKGILAADESSGTIKKRFDSINLESTEENRRSYRELLFTTQGAEEFISGVILFDETLRQKSKDGIPLPEVLAKKGIIPGIKVDKGAKELAGFPGEKITEGLDGLRERLSEYRDLGARFTKWRAVITIGAGLPSQFCIDANSHALARYAALCHEAGLVPIVEPEVLMDGNHTIERCEEVTTATLKSLFSELKNHKVALEGILLKPNMVLSGKDCPAQAGVSEIAEATIRCFRQTVPEEMPGIVFLSGGQSPQEATAHLNAMNALGSHPWELSFSYGRALQEPVLKAWMGQAENVTKAQETFYHRAECNGAARHGNYSPDMERIAA from the coding sequence ACACGGACGAACTCAAATCCGTAGCCACGACGCTTGTCTCAAAAGGCAAAGGTATCCTTGCTGCCGACGAAAGCTCTGGTACAATAAAAAAACGGTTTGATAGCATAAACCTCGAATCTACTGAAGAAAACCGTCGCTCCTATCGCGAGCTATTGTTTACCACGCAAGGAGCGGAGGAATTCATTAGTGGCGTAATCTTATTTGATGAGACCCTTCGCCAGAAGAGCAAAGACGGCATCCCCCTGCCCGAAGTGCTTGCAAAGAAAGGTATCATACCCGGCATCAAAGTGGACAAGGGCGCTAAGGAGCTAGCCGGCTTCCCGGGAGAAAAAATAACCGAAGGTCTGGACGGATTGCGGGAGCGCCTCAGCGAGTACCGAGACCTTGGTGCGCGTTTTACGAAATGGCGGGCTGTGATCACAATCGGCGCTGGATTACCAAGCCAATTTTGTATTGATGCCAATTCACATGCGCTTGCCCGCTACGCAGCTTTGTGTCACGAGGCAGGGCTGGTTCCAATAGTTGAACCTGAAGTCTTAATGGATGGCAATCATACCATTGAACGTTGTGAGGAAGTTACCACCGCTACTCTAAAGAGCCTTTTCTCTGAACTTAAAAATCATAAGGTAGCTCTTGAGGGAATTCTACTTAAACCAAACATGGTTCTCTCCGGTAAAGATTGCCCCGCACAGGCAGGTGTTAGTGAAATAGCAGAAGCCACAATACGTTGCTTCCGCCAAACTGTCCCCGAAGAGATGCCCGGGATTGTCTTCCTGTCCGGCGGACAATCACCGCAAGAAGCTACAGCACACCTGAATGCTATGAACGCTCTTGGAAGCCATCCATGGGAACTCAGTTTCTCCTATGGGCGAGCGTTACAAGAACCAGTATTAAAAGCTTGGATGGGGCAAGCAGAGAATGTCACTAAAGCGCAAGAGACGTTTTACCATCGAGCCGAATGCAACGGTGCTGCGCGTCACGGCAACTATTCGCCAGATATGGAAAGAATCGCCGCCTAA